The Brachionichthys hirsutus isolate HB-005 unplaced genomic scaffold, CSIRO-AGI_Bhir_v1 contig_274, whole genome shotgun sequence genome has a segment encoding these proteins:
- the LOC137915386 gene encoding neurogenic differentiation factor 6-B-like: protein MLTLPFEESHMMCEPRFGANYPRDSMPESLEQERAHDPERSNSDMRDVEDDTSDRDEEEREDDQDEDGLPKKRGPRKKKHGKERMDRSRVRRHEANTRERNRMHGLNAALESLRKVVPCYSKTQKLSKIETLRLAKNYIWALSETLSAGKRPDLLNFVQTLCKGLSQPTTNLVAGCLQLNARNFLTDHNGEVMFSGRAPYDAMYSYPGSDMNTPPGHSGSGADTGSKPFRHYGYSGVYEPYYENPSPDSGSSHFDGQLSPPMNFNGIFSRKHEDPPDYGKSSHYGMRYCSASGRTALAHNSMYRVSPEARFPYDLHVRSQSFQSQGEINGSFHN from the coding sequence ATGTTGACACTGCCATTTGAGGAATCTCATATGATGTGTGAGCCGCGATTTGGTGCCAATTATCCCCGCGACAGCATGCCCGAGAGCCTGGAGCAGGAGCGAGCGCACGACCCGGAAAGGTCCAACTCAGACATGAGGGACGTCGAGGACGACACGTCTGACAGAGacgaggaagagagggaggacgaTCAAGATGAGGACGGGCTTCCTAAAAAGCGAGGCCCCCGGAAAAAGAAGCACGGCAAGGAGCGGATGGACAGGTCCAGGGTCCGGCGCCATGAAGCCAACACCCGAGAGCGCAACCGGATGCACGGCTTGAACGCCGCGCTCGAGAGCCTTCGCAAAGTTGTGCCGTGCTACTCCAAAACGCAAAAACTATCCAAGATCGAGACCCTGAGGCTGGCTAAGAACTACATCTGGGCCCTTTCGGAGACTCTGAGCGCGGGGAAGAGACCGGATCTGCTCAATTTCGTCCAGACTTTGTGCAAAGGATTATCTCAGCCCACAACCAATTTGGTGGCCGGTTGCTTGCAGCTGAACGCCAGAAATTTCCTCACAGACCACAACGGGGAGGTCATGTTCTCTGGCAGGGCGCCATACGATGCCATGTATTCGTACCCCGGCTCAGACATGAACACCCCGCCCGGTCACAGCGGCAGCGGCGCGGACACCGGCTCCAAACCGTTCAGACACTACGGCTACAGCGGCGTGTACGAGCCCTACTACGAGAACCCGTCCCCAGACAGCGGGAGCTCACATTTCGACGGCCAATTGAGCCCTCCGATGAACTTTAACGGGATCTTTTCCCGAAAACACGAAGATCCGCCAGACTACGGCAAAAGCAGCCATTATGGCATGCGCTACTGCAGTGCGTCCGGGCGCACGGCTCTTGCGCACAACTCCATGTACAGAGTCTCCCCAGAGGCCCGTTTCCCGTACGATCTGCACGTCCGCAGCCAGTCCTTCCAATCACAAGGGGAAATAAATGGCTCTTTCCACAATTAA